One Mycolicibacterium sp. ND9-15 genomic window, TAGAGCATCTGACTACGGATCAGAAGGTTAGGGGTTCGAATCCCTTCGGGCGCGCTGTTTCTTCTCGCGAGTGTGCCGCCACTGCGATTTTCGGGTCGACTTTTCGCGCTCAGCGCACGTTCGGCGAAGATAGCGGCATGCGGCTGCTGCTGATCGCCGACACCCATGTCCCGAAGCGCGCCCGCGACCTGCCCGGGGGCGTCTGGGACGAGGTGCTCGGGGCCGACGTCGTCATACACGCCGGCGACTGGGTGGAACCGGCATTGCTCGACGCGCTCGACGCTCGCGCCAAGCGTCTCGTCGCCTGCTGGGGCAACAACGACGGCGCCGAACTACGGCAGCGGCTGCCCGAACGTGCCGACGTGACGCTCGAGGGTCTGCGGTTCACCGTCGTGCACGAGACCGGTGCCGCGACCGGTCGCGAGGCGCGGATGTCCCGCGAGTATCCCGATACCGACGTGCTGGTGTTCGGCCACAGTCATATCCCGTGGGACACGACCGCCAAGACCGGTCTGCGTCTTCTCAATCCGGGCTCACCAACCGACCGGCGCCGCCAGCCCCATTGCACGTACATGACCGCGATGGCGCGAAACGGCACGCTGTCCGACGTCGTGCTACACCGGCTGGACCGCCGTGCGTGACCGGCCGGCGCGGGTGGCCGACGTACACGCGATCGCCGCCTCGATGCCGCACGCCAAGCGCATCGAAGGGCCGAAGGGCAACGCGATCTACCAGGTGGGCGGCAAGTCGTTCGTGTTCTTCCGCACCCCTCAACCCGACGCCGAAGACCCGGAGACCGGCGAACGCTACGCCGACGTGATCATGATCTGGGTCGAGTCGGAGATGGACAAGCTGGCGCTCGTCCAGGACCCCGCGTCGCCGTTCTTCACCACCGACCGTTTCGAGGGGCACCCGTCGGTTTTGGTGCGCGCCAGCCGGTTAGCCGAAATCGGAAAGGTCGAGCTGACCGAGCTCATTCAGGACGCTTGGCTGTCGCGCGCCTCCAAACGCCGAGGCGAACAGTGGCTGGGCGAGCGCCAGGATTAGCCGACGTTGGCGTGCTCGGCCCCGCAGATGAACAACGCCAGCCGGGCCGGCTTGTCGCCTGGGTTCTTCCAACGGTGCCGAGTTCCGTTCTGCACCACCGTGTCTCCCGTACTGAGGGTGACTTCAGCGCCGTCATCGAGTTCGAGGACGATGGTGCCGTCGAGCACGACCTCGAAGTCGATGGTGGCGGTGGTGTGCATGCCCGGATCCGACGGGTCCATGTAGCCGGCCAGTCCGGGTAGCTTGGCCTCCAGATCGGCCAGCGCCTCCTCGGCTGTCAGGAACGCCTGCTCGGCGTCCGCCACGCGCGGCGGCACCGTGAACATCCCGAACCGAAAGCCACCGACCGGCGGGAAGTAGGTGTGCCACTGCGGCATCGCCCCGTCGTCCGGGAACTGCGGGGTTTTGTCCCCGCCCCACAGCAGGTGGAACTCGGCAGCGGGCATCAACGCGGGCAGTTGCGGCGCCACGGTCCGGTCGCTGACGAATACGGACTTGCCGGACGCGTCGTGCCCGGTCACCACTCGACGTACACCCATGGGCTCAGTGAACCAGCCGCGAGCCGACACTGGGGTGAATATCGTGGCGTCATGGAGCAGAAACCGCCCACCGCCGTCATCGAGTCCGCCCACCGGGAGCACCTCAGCGCGCTGCCGTTCGACGACACCGCCGACTTCGACGACGCCGACCGCGGCTTCATCGGGGCTCTGGAACCGTGTGTGATCAAGGCCGCCGACGGTCGGGTGGTCTGGGACAACGACGCCTACTCGTTTCTCGCCGCGGACGCGCCGACGTCCGTGCACCCAAGCCTCTGGCGGCAGAGCCAACTGTGCGCCAAACAGGGCCTCTACGAGGTGGTCGAGGGCATCTACCAGGTGCGGGGACTCGACCTGTCCAACATCAGCTTCATCGAGGGCGACAGCGGCGTCATCGTGATCGACCCGCTCATCTCCACCGAGACCGCTGCCGCGGCGCTGGCGCTGTACCGCGAACACCGCGGAAACCGCCCCGTCAGCGCTGTTATCTACACCCACAGCCACGTCGACCATTTCGGCGGCGTGCTCGGGGTCACCACCCAGGCTGACGTCGACGCGGGCCGGGTCGCGATCATCGCGCCCGAGCATTTCACCGAGCACGCCGTGCAGGAAAACGTCTACGCGGGAACGGCGATGGCGCGACGCGCCGGCTACATGTACGGCGCTGCCCTGGCGCGCGGTCCCCAGGGACAGGTCGGCTGCGGGCTGGGACAGGTCGGGTCGACCGGCGAGGTGGCGCTGATCGTGCCGACCGTCGACATCAAGAAGACCGGCGAGACCCACACCATCGACGGCGTCGAGATCGAGTTCCAGATGGCACCGGGCACCGAAGCCCCCGCCGAAATGCATTTCTACTTCCCGAGATTCCGTGCGCTGTGCATGGCCGAGAACGCCACCCACAACCTGCACAATCTGCTGACGCTGCGCGGGGCGCTGGTGCGTGATCCACACGGCTGGGCCGGCTATCTGACCGAGGCGATCGACACGTTCGCCGACCGCACCGACGTCGTGTTCGCCTCGCATCACTGGCCGACCTGGGGTCGCGACCGCATCGTGGAATACCTTTCGCTGCAACGGGATCTGTACTCGTATCTGCACGACCAGACCCTGCGCCAGCTCAACCAGGGCTTCACCGGGGTCGAGATCGCCGAGAACTTCCAGTTGCCGCCGGCGCTGGAGAAGGCATGGCACGCTCACGGCTATTACGGCTCGGTCAGTCACAACGTCAAGGCGGTCTACCAGCGCTACATGGGCTGGTTCGACGGCAACCCGGGCCGGTTGTGGGCGCATCCGCCAGCCGCGATCGGACCTCGGTACGTCGAGGCGATGGGAGGTCTCGACCGCGTCGTCGAGATCGCGCGCAAGGCTTTCGAAGACGGCGACTACCGCTGGTCTGCAACGCTTTTGGATCACGCCGTATTCACCGACGAGAACCACGCCGAAGCCCGCGCCCTTTACGCGGACACGCTCGAGCAACTCGCGTACGGCGCCGAGAACGCCGTGTGGCGCAACTTCTTTCTGTCGGGCGCGACCGAACTGCGAGACGGCAACTTCGGCACCCCCACCCAGAGCGCGTCGCCGTCGGTCCTGGGCCAGCTCACTCCCGAGCAGATGTTCGACGCGTTCGCGCTCAACGTGAACGGCCCGGGCGCATGGGATTTGGACATCGCCGTCGACATCACCTTCCTCGACACCGCCACCAACTACCGGCTCACGCTGCGCAACGGCGTGCTGGTGCACCGCAAGGTGGCGGCGGACGCGGCGTCGGCTCAGGCGACCGTCACGCTGGTCGGCAAGCCGCGCCTGCTGGCGCTCGCCGCCGGCGACAACAGCTCACCCGGCCTGGACATATCGGGCGACGCCGCGGCGCTGCAGTCGCTGATCGCCGTGTTGGACCGCCCCGACCCGGGCTTCAACATCATCACGCCGTAGCCCGGCCCGCGAAATAGCATTCCTGGCTGTGAATCCGGCGAAATTACGCCCAGGAATGCTATTTCGGCGCACCAATAATCACGGCATCCCGCCGTCGACACGGATGATCGAACCCGATGTGTAACTCGACGCGTCCGACATCAGATACAGTGCGGCGCCGACGATCTCGGGTGGCTCGCCGAGTCGCTTCAAAGCGAAGTGCTGGGCACCCGCTGTCGTCGCCGGGATGTCCCACGCCTTGCTGATGTCGGTGAGGAAAGGACCGGGCATCAGCGTATTGACCCGCACGGACGGGCCGTAGGCGAGCGCGAGGCCCTCGGTCAACGCGTTGAGCCCCGCCTTGGCCGCCGAATAGGGCAACTGCTCGGGTCGGGGCCGGCGCGAACCGCTCGAGCTCACGTTGATGATCGAGCCGCCACCGTCGGCGACCATGCGCTCACCGACCAACGCGGACAACCGGAACGGGCCCTTCAGGTTCAGGTTGATCACCGAATCGAACAGCTTCTCGGTGACCGAACCCAACGACTCGTACAGCGGCGACATACCCGCGTTGTTGATGAGCACGTCGACCTTGCCGAAGCGCTCGTACGCCGCATCCGCCAACCCGTCCAGCTCGTCCCAGTGACCGACGTGCACCTGGTAGGGCAGCGCCGCGCGTCCGGTCGCGGCGGTGATCTCCTCGGCCGTGGCCGCGCAGGAGCCGTACTTGCGGCTGGCGATCACCACGTCGGCGCCGCACCGGGCGGCGGCAAACGCCATCTCTTTGCCCAGCCCGCGACTGCCGCCGGTGACCAGCACCACCCGGTCGGTGAGGTCGAACAGTTCGGCTACGAAATCGTTGTCGGATCCCACGGCTCTATGGTGGCACGGTGCAGTTGCTCATCATCCGACATGCCTTACCGCTCCGCAGCGAGCCCGGCCAGGGCTCCGATCCCGACCTCTCCGAAGAAGGCATCGAACAGGCCAGACGCCTGCCCGAGGCGCTCGCCCGGTTCCCGGTCTCGCGGTTGGTCAGCAGCCCACAACGGCGCGCGGTGCAGACGGCCGAACCGGTCGCCGAGGCGCTGGGGTTGTCTGTCGACATCGACGAGCGACTGGCCGAGTACGACCGCGACCTCTCGCACTACACCCCAGTCGAGGAGATCTCCGAGGAGGACATGCGGCGGTTGGCCAACGGCGAGCTGCCAACCGGCGTGGACCAGTCGGCGTTCATCGCCCGGGTCAAGGCCGGAGTCGACGACATCGTGCGGGGCGCCGACCGCGAGGACACCGTCGCGCTGTTCAGTCACGGCGGTGTCATCAACGCCCTGGTGCACGACGTCATGGCCACCGAGCGACTGCTGTGCGTGCAAGTGGACTACGCCGGCATCACCCGGCTGCTGTACTCGTCGTCGCGCGAGACCTTCTTCGTGGCGGGCGTCAACGCCACCGAGCACGTATGGGATCTGCTGCCCAGAAACCAGCAGTGGTAGACATTTGCGAATGACCGCCTCTCTGGACGGGCTCGACCTCGACGCCCTGGACCGCCATCTGCGGTCGGAGGGCATCGCGCGCTCGGGTGATCTGCGCGCCGAGTTGATCTCCGGCGGCCGGTCCAACCTGACCTTCCTGGTGTCCGACGACCAGTCGAAGTGGGTGCTGCGCAGGCCGCCGCTGCACGGCCTGACGCCGTCGGCGCACGACATGGCCCGCGAGTACAAGGTGGTCGCCGCGCTGCAGAACACGGCGGTTCCCGTCCCTCGCGCGGTGACCATGCGCAACGACGACTCGGTGCTCGGCGCGCCGTTCCAGATGGTCGAGTATGTGGCGGGCCGGGTCGTGCGCCACGCAGACGAACTCGAAGCGCTCGGCGACGAGTCCGCGATCAGCGACACCGTCGATGCGCTGATCAAGGTGCTGGCCGATCTGCACGCCGTCGACCCGGAGGCGGTCGGCCTCGGCGACTTCGGCAAGCCCGCGGGGTATCTCGAGCGCCAGGTGCGTCGCTGGGGTTCGCAATGGGAGCTCGTGCAGCGCGAGAACGACCCGTTCGACGCGGATGTCCGCCGGTTGCACGCGGCGCTGGGCGATGCCATTCCGGCGCAGGGCCGCAGCTCGATCGTGCACGGAGACTACCGGATCGACAACACGATGCTCGACGTCGAGGATGCCACCAAGGTGCTCGCCGTGCTGGACTGGGAGATGTCCACGCTGGGCGACCCGATCAGCGACGCCGCACTGATGTGCGTCTACCGTCACCCGTTGTTCAACGTGATCCACGCGAGTTCGGCGTGGGCCTCGCCGCGCATGCCGGCGGCCGACGACCTCGCGAACCGGTACTCGCAAGCGGCCGGGCAGACGTTGGATCACTGGGATTTCTACCTTGCGCTGGGCTACTTCAAGGTCGCGATCATCGCCGCGGGCATCGCGTTTCGAGCGCGCATGGGGGGCGGTGTCGCGGCCGACACCGATGAGGTGGACAAGGCCGTCGGTCCGCTGATCGCCGAGGGCCTGAGTGCGCTGAAGAGCTAAGCGTTGCGACCCTTGAAGTTCTTCTTGGCCGCCCGCCGCAGCTGAACGATCCTGGCGGTGCCGACGGCGACGGTCAGCAAGCCACCGCAGACGGCGGCCAACAGAATGGCAACGCCGAGAGGAAGATTCCATTCCCACGGCAGGAAGTGGATGGTCGTCGTGTCGGTGTTCTGCATGATGAACACCAACAGCACGATCAGCACCACGAAACCGGTGATCAGTGCGGACCACAGTGCTGCGGCCCGGGTGAACTTCAGGGCGGACTCGGGTTTGACCAGGTACTCACCCGCGGTGGCGGTCGGATCCGGCGGTGTCCCCCGGCCCGCACCCGTCGCCGGCGAATCGGGTGGTACTGACGGATCGGTGGTCATGGGACCATCTTTGCCCTTTCGCTCGGCGAATGAAACCACCTCTGGATAGTGTCCAACCAACGACGGCGCGAGAGGACTGGGACAGGACCATTCCATCGACCTCATCCCCGAGTACACCGGCAACCTGCTGCAGTACTTCAACGAGGACACCACCGCACCACCCCCGACGCGGTCCTGCTGGCGCTGTTCAAGGCGCTCCCCGGAGATCTGTCGATCCTGTATCCGTCTGCGGCGGAGGACAAGGACACCCTCGCGGTGACCGAGGCGACGGCACAGCGGTGGAACCTCAAGACCATCGGCGACCTGGCCGAGCATTCCGCCGAGGTGAAAGTCGGTGCGCCGTCGGAGTTTCGGACCCGCGTCACTGGGTTGGTGGGGCTCGAGGACTCCTACGGCCTCGACATCGCGCCCGCGAACTTCGTCGCGATCAGCGACGGCGGCGGACCGCGACCGTGCAGGCGCTCACCAGCGGGGCGAGCGGCGCATCCTGCTGCGGGTCCAGACCCCGATCGCGATGCCGTTGATCCTGGGCGGGCTGCGTACCGCCACGCTGCAGGTGGTGGCGACGGCGACCGTGGCCGCCTACGCCAGCCTCGGCGGGCTGGGCCGCTACCTCATCGACGGCATCAAGGTGCGGCAGTTCCATCTCGCGTTGGTCGGCGCTCTGATGGTGACGGCGCTGGCGCTGCTCTTCGAGGGCGCGCTCGCGTTCGCGGTGTGGGCGTCGGTGCCGGGAACCGGACGCCTGCGCAATCGCGGACGCGCCATGCCGCAGCCCTTTCTCGGTGACGAGGTCGTCCTCGAATCCCGAGAGCGCGCAACATCACACCGCGCCCGAAAAACCTCCGTCCACGCACGTTCCGAACGGGGGGATCCTTCGCCTACGGTATAGGGGTGAGTGAAGCAGGCGGCTCCGAGAAAACCTGGCCGGCGATCATGACCTGGCAGGCGCATGACGTCCCGCGGATGGAGCTGGTCCGCGTGCACGTCTCGGGCAAGCGCATCAAGGCCGCCGGCCGGATCGTGGCCGCCGCGACGCCGTCGCATCCGGCGTTCTCCGCCTCCTACGACTTGGTGACCGACGAAACCGGCGCCACCAACCGGCTTTCCATAAGGGTGACTCTCGCCGAGCGCGAGCGTCAGCTGTCGATCGCTCGCGACGAAGAGAACATGTGGCTGGTCCAGCAGCACACCGGGGAATCGTCGCGCGCCGGGTACGACGGTGCACTCGACGTCGACGTGGTCTACAGCCCGTTCTTCAACGCGCTGCCGATCCGGCGCACCGGGCTCTATCAGCGTTCGGACTCGATCAGTTGTCCGGTCGCGTACGTGCGGCTGCCCGACCTGTCCGTCGAGTCGGCGGTGATCAGCTACAGCAGCGCCGAGGACGGCATCAAGCTGCACTCACCCGTCGCCGAGACGACGATCAGCGTCGACTCGGACGGCTTCATCCTCGACTACCCAGGACTGGCAGCGCGGATCTGATCACCCCGCCGGCGCGGCCCGCGGCGGCCAGTTCGTCGCGCCACCGGTCTTCGCCGATGACGACCGTGACGACCTCCGGCCTGCCGAAGTTGTCGTAGCGGATCCTCGCGGCGTGCCCGGCTTCGACAAGATCCGTGAGCGGTTTGTGCTCGGCCAGCGCGTCGCGCGCATGGCTGAGCAGCTCCAGCATGCGCTCCAGCACGGACACCAGTTGGTCGGCGTTGGCTTCGCACATCGCCCGCACCGAAGCGGGCGCGCTCGCGGCCACCCGGGTGCCGTCTCGGAACGAGCCCGCCGCGAGAGCGAACGCCAGCGGCACCTCACCCGCGGTGACGGCCAACGCCTCGGCGAGCAGGTGCGGCAGATGGGAGATCGTTGCGGCGGCCGTATCGTGCTCGTCGGAGCGGGCGGGGACGACGACCGCTCCGCAGTCCAGCGCGAGGTTCATCACCAGCGTCCAAACCTCGGGATCGACGTGTTCGTCGACGCTGATCACCCACGGTGCACCGACGAACAGCCGCGCGTCGCCCGCCGTCCAGCCGGAGTGTGCCGTGCCTGCCATCGGGTGGCCGCCGACGAAGCGATCCAGCAGTCCGAACGCCTGAACTTCCTGCAGTACAGCGGTTTTGACGCTGGTCACGTCGGTCAGCGGGCAGTTCGGCGCGGTTTCGCGGATACGGCCTAGCATCTGGCCCAGTGCGGGCACCGGTACCGCCAGCACGATCAGCGCGTTGCCGGCCGCCGCCCGAGTGAGCGCCGCATCGAGGTCTTCGGTCGCGTCGAAGCCGTCGGCGGTCGCCGCCTGGACGGCTTCCAACGACCGGTTGTAACCGAACACCTCACGTCCGGCGGCCACCGCCGCGCGCATCACCGATCCACCGATCAGCCCGAGGCCGACCACGCAAACCGGGGTGTTCGTCACCCTCCAAGGTTGGCATATCGTCGGGATAGCGGGCCATCGACCGACGTCAGGCTTGGCGTCGATTCCTGGTCAAGGGCTGGAAAAGGGCATGGAAAAGGACATGGTCGGGGACTACCGTAGGCCGACATGGGAGCACAGCGTGCACCGGCGCGGCAGCAGTCCGTTGACACTCCCGACAGCTTCGGCGTGGCTGTCGTCCGGGAGGACGGCAAGTGGCGCTGCGCACCCCTGCGCCGCGCGGCGGTGAGCAGCCTGGCCGCCGCCGAGACCGAGCTGCGTGAGATTCGCAGTGCCGGAGCCGTGTTCGGGCTGCTCGACATCGAGGATGACTTCTTCGTGATCGTGCGTCCGGCACCCTCGGGCACGCGGTTGTTGCTCTCGGACGCCACCGCCGCGCTGGAGTACGACATCGCCGCGGAGGCGCTGGAGAAGCTGGACGCCGAAATCGAGCTCGAGGAACTCGAGGATGCCGAACCGTTCGAGGAGGGCGACCTGGGCCTGCTGTCCGACATCGGCCTGCACGAGGATGTGCTTCGTGTCATCCTCGCTGACCCCGATCTCTACGCCGACGAGCAACTGAACAGCATCGCGCGCGAGATGGGGTTCGCCGACGAGTTGTCGGCGGTGCTGGAGCGCTTGGGTCGGTGAACCGACAGTTGAGCCTGGGCAGGTGATCGACGAGGCGCTGATCCGCGCCGCCCTGGAGGCCGCCGGCGCCGCCGACCCCCGTGACGTCCCGGTCGGCGCGGTCGTCGTCTCCGCCGACGGCACCGAACTGGCCCGCGCCGCCAACGCACGCGAAGCGCTCGGCGACCCCACCGCGCACGCGGAGATCCTCGCGATCCGGGCCGCCGCCCGCGTGCTCGGGGACGGTTGGCGGCTGGAGGGCACCACGCTGGCCGTCACCGTCGAACCCTGCACGATGTGCGCGGGCGCGACAGTGATGGCGCGGATGGCTCGGGTGGTGTTCGGCGCGTGGGAGCCCAAGACCGGAGCCGTCGGGTCGCTGTGGGATGTGGTGCGGGACCGGCGGTTGACGCACCGGCCAGAGGTACGCGGCGGGGTCTTGGCGGACGAGTGCGCGGCTTTGCTGGAGGCGTTCTTCGCGCGGCAGCGGTGAGACGTCGCCGACGCGCGATGTCTGCGGGAGGGTCGTACTCAGGCGGATTTCACAGCCCTCGCGCAGAACTCGCGACTGGAACTCGTCCGCCCGGCAGCGATTGGAGTAGACGGGCGGGTGCCCGGTAAGCTGCCACACGGTGGCGTGTCCGAGCGGCCTAAGGAGCACGCCTCGAAAGCGTGTGACGGGTAACCCCCGTCCGAGGGTTCAAATCCCTCCGCCACCGCCAAATGAGTTCAGGCATTATTGTCAACTTCGTCACTGAAGCAGAGGTCGAGGCGACCGCGGTGACCAACGCGAGAGAATTGGTTGCATATGCGCGCGCTTCCTGACCAGGGCCCGTCCGCCTCGGCCGGCGGTGGCGCTGCGCTGCGGCCATTCTCGGTGCTGCTGGTCGAGGACGACCGCGGCGACGCGATGCTGGTCGAGGAGTTGATCGCCGATGCCGAGGCCGAAATCGATGTCGTATGGGCGCCGTCCATGGAGGACGGCGAACGGCATCTGGACACCTCGCGACCGGATTGCGTGCTGCTCGACCTGAACCTGCCTGACGCCGACGGCATGAAGGCCCTCGACCGGATCGCCAGGCGTGACGTCACCATGCCGATCGTCGTGCTGACCGGGCTCAACGACGCGCATTTCGGCATCTCCGCCGTCGCCGCCGGCGCCCAGGACTACCTCGTCAAGGGCCGCGTCGAACCGGAGACGCTGCACCGCGCGCTGCTCTATGCGGTGGAACGCAAACGCGCCGAGCTGACCTCGGTGGAGTTGCACGCCAGCGAACTGCGCGCCATGGAGAACTCTCGTCTCGAGCGCGGTTTGCTGCCCTCCCCGCTGCTTCTGGACCGGCCGGGTGTCGACATCGTCGCCGAGTACCGGCCGAGCAGACAGCATGCGCTGCTCGGCGGTGACTTCTACGACTTCGTGCAGACGCCCGACCGCACGGTGCACATCATGGTCGGTGACGTGGCCGGGCACGGCCCCGACGAGGCCGCGATCGGGGTGGCGCTGAGGATCGGTTGGCGCGCGCTGACCTTCGCGGGGTTGCGTGGCAACGAACGCATGCGCCAACTAGAACGGATCCTGAGCACCGAACGGCCGGGGTCGAGCATCTTCGCGACGGTGATCAGTGTCGCGATGTCCACCGACAGCCTCAGCTTCAACGTCGTGTCCGCCGGCCATCCCGGGATGCTGCTGCACGGGCCCGATACCGTGGAGTGGCTGGAGCCGAAGGTCGGTCCCGCGCTCGGCCTGTCCGGCCACGAGTGGCCGCTGAACATCTTCGACCTGCCGCCCGGATGCGGCCTGGTCCTGCTGACCGACGGGCTGTTCGAGGGCCGCTCGGGTCACGGCACCGAACGCCTCGGCGAGAAGGGCCTGCTCGAGGTCGCCAAAGGCTATGCGCATCTACCCGGCCGCGAGTTCGTCAGGGCGCTGATCGACGACGTCGAGCGCCGCGCGCAGTCGGTGGGCGGCATCAGCGACGACATCGCGGTCGTGCGGGTGGAGCGGACAGTCACCGGATGAGAGCGCGCTTCACCGTCCAGGGTTGGCAGAACCTGGTGTTGTCGTTGATGGGCGTCGTGATACTCATCGGTGCGATCACCACCGCGCTGCTGTTGAACCGGACCGACGACGTCTCGCGCGAGCTCAACCTCGGTATCCAGCCCGCCCGCGTCGCGGCATACCAGTTGCAGGCGGCGCTTCGGGATCAGGAGACGGCCATCCGGGGCTACGCGATCGCCGCCGACGACCAGTTCCTCGCGCTGTACTTCGCCGGCCTTCGGGCCGAGAGCGCCGCCGCGGAGGAGATCCGCGAGGGCGTCGGCCACCGCCGGGAGCTGATCGACGACCTGGACGCAATCGAACAGACAGCTACCGCGTGGCGCACCACCTACGCGGATCCGCTGATCGCCTCGGTGACGCCGGGTACGCCGAAGGGCCTCGACGCCGCGGCGGCCGAACGCGGAAAAGCCGGATTCGACGCCCTGCGCGTGTTGTTCGACAACCAGAACCGCGGCTTGACGCAGGCGCGCCAGGACGCCGTCGACGAACTCGCTTCCGTGCAGAAATGGCGGGATACGCTGCTGATCGCGATCGTCTCGACGCTCCTGCTCGCCGGGATCCTGTTGGCGGTGCTGGTGCGCAAGGCCGTCACACGCCCGCTGGAGACGCTCGCTGCGTCGTGCCGCAGGATCACCGAGGGCAGCTTCGACGAGAGGATCGCGGTGCGCGGTCCCCGCGACATCCAGTCCATCGCCGCGGACGTCGAGGACATGCGGCAGCGGAT contains:
- a CDS encoding metallophosphoesterase family protein; the protein is MRLLLIADTHVPKRARDLPGGVWDEVLGADVVIHAGDWVEPALLDALDARAKRLVACWGNNDGAELRQRLPERADVTLEGLRFTVVHETGAATGREARMSREYPDTDVLVFGHSHIPWDTTAKTGLRLLNPGSPTDRRRQPHCTYMTAMARNGTLSDVVLHRLDRRA
- a CDS encoding cupin domain-containing protein; amino-acid sequence: MGVRRVVTGHDASGKSVFVSDRTVAPQLPALMPAAEFHLLWGGDKTPQFPDDGAMPQWHTYFPPVGGFRFGMFTVPPRVADAEQAFLTAEEALADLEAKLPGLAGYMDPSDPGMHTTATIDFEVVLDGTIVLELDDGAEVTLSTGDTVVQNGTRHRWKNPGDKPARLALFICGAEHANVG
- a CDS encoding alkyl/aryl-sulfatase; translation: MEQKPPTAVIESAHREHLSALPFDDTADFDDADRGFIGALEPCVIKAADGRVVWDNDAYSFLAADAPTSVHPSLWRQSQLCAKQGLYEVVEGIYQVRGLDLSNISFIEGDSGVIVIDPLISTETAAAALALYREHRGNRPVSAVIYTHSHVDHFGGVLGVTTQADVDAGRVAIIAPEHFTEHAVQENVYAGTAMARRAGYMYGAALARGPQGQVGCGLGQVGSTGEVALIVPTVDIKKTGETHTIDGVEIEFQMAPGTEAPAEMHFYFPRFRALCMAENATHNLHNLLTLRGALVRDPHGWAGYLTEAIDTFADRTDVVFASHHWPTWGRDRIVEYLSLQRDLYSYLHDQTLRQLNQGFTGVEIAENFQLPPALEKAWHAHGYYGSVSHNVKAVYQRYMGWFDGNPGRLWAHPPAAIGPRYVEAMGGLDRVVEIARKAFEDGDYRWSATLLDHAVFTDENHAEARALYADTLEQLAYGAENAVWRNFFLSGATELRDGNFGTPTQSASPSVLGQLTPEQMFDAFALNVNGPGAWDLDIAVDITFLDTATNYRLTLRNGVLVHRKVAADAASAQATVTLVGKPRLLALAAGDNSSPGLDISGDAAALQSLIAVLDRPDPGFNIITP
- a CDS encoding SDR family NAD(P)-dependent oxidoreductase: MGSDNDFVAELFDLTDRVVLVTGGSRGLGKEMAFAAARCGADVVIASRKYGSCAATAEEITAATGRAALPYQVHVGHWDELDGLADAAYERFGKVDVLINNAGMSPLYESLGSVTEKLFDSVINLNLKGPFRLSALVGERMVADGGGSIINVSSSGSRRPRPEQLPYSAAKAGLNALTEGLALAYGPSVRVNTLMPGPFLTDISKAWDIPATTAGAQHFALKRLGEPPEIVGAALYLMSDASSYTSGSIIRVDGGMP
- a CDS encoding histidine phosphatase family protein, with the protein product MQLLIIRHALPLRSEPGQGSDPDLSEEGIEQARRLPEALARFPVSRLVSSPQRRAVQTAEPVAEALGLSVDIDERLAEYDRDLSHYTPVEEISEEDMRRLANGELPTGVDQSAFIARVKAGVDDIVRGADREDTVALFSHGGVINALVHDVMATERLLCVQVDYAGITRLLYSSSRETFFVAGVNATEHVWDLLPRNQQW
- a CDS encoding phosphotransferase family protein, with amino-acid sequence MTASLDGLDLDALDRHLRSEGIARSGDLRAELISGGRSNLTFLVSDDQSKWVLRRPPLHGLTPSAHDMAREYKVVAALQNTAVPVPRAVTMRNDDSVLGAPFQMVEYVAGRVVRHADELEALGDESAISDTVDALIKVLADLHAVDPEAVGLGDFGKPAGYLERQVRRWGSQWELVQRENDPFDADVRRLHAALGDAIPAQGRSSIVHGDYRIDNTMLDVEDATKVLAVLDWEMSTLGDPISDAALMCVYRHPLFNVIHASSAWASPRMPAADDLANRYSQAAGQTLDHWDFYLALGYFKVAIIAAGIAFRARMGGGVAADTDEVDKAVGPLIAEGLSALKS
- a CDS encoding LapA family protein, with the translated sequence MTTDPSVPPDSPATGAGRGTPPDPTATAGEYLVKPESALKFTRAAALWSALITGFVVLIVLLVFIMQNTDTTTIHFLPWEWNLPLGVAILLAAVCGGLLTVAVGTARIVQLRRAAKKNFKGRNA
- a CDS encoding putative glycolipid-binding domain-containing protein, giving the protein MTWQAHDVPRMELVRVHVSGKRIKAAGRIVAAATPSHPAFSASYDLVTDETGATNRLSIRVTLAERERQLSIARDEENMWLVQQHTGESSRAGYDGALDVDVVYSPFFNALPIRRTGLYQRSDSISCPVAYVRLPDLSVESAVISYSSAEDGIKLHSPVAETTISVDSDGFILDYPGLAARI
- a CDS encoding prephenate dehydrogenase; this translates as MRAAVAAGREVFGYNRSLEAVQAATADGFDATEDLDAALTRAAAGNALIVLAVPVPALGQMLGRIRETAPNCPLTDVTSVKTAVLQEVQAFGLLDRFVGGHPMAGTAHSGWTAGDARLFVGAPWVISVDEHVDPEVWTLVMNLALDCGAVVVPARSDEHDTAAATISHLPHLLAEALAVTAGEVPLAFALAAGSFRDGTRVAASAPASVRAMCEANADQLVSVLERMLELLSHARDALAEHKPLTDLVEAGHAARIRYDNFGRPEVVTVVIGEDRWRDELAAAGRAGGVIRSALPVLGSRG
- a CDS encoding tRNA adenosine deaminase-associated protein, encoding MGAQRAPARQQSVDTPDSFGVAVVREDGKWRCAPLRRAAVSSLAAAETELREIRSAGAVFGLLDIEDDFFVIVRPAPSGTRLLLSDATAALEYDIAAEALEKLDAEIELEELEDAEPFEEGDLGLLSDIGLHEDVLRVILADPDLYADEQLNSIAREMGFADELSAVLERLGR
- a CDS encoding nucleoside deaminase, whose translation is MIDEALIRAALEAAGAADPRDVPVGAVVVSADGTELARAANAREALGDPTAHAEILAIRAAARVLGDGWRLEGTTLAVTVEPCTMCAGATVMARMARVVFGAWEPKTGAVGSLWDVVRDRRLTHRPEVRGGVLADECAALLEAFFARQR
- a CDS encoding PP2C family protein-serine/threonine phosphatase translates to MLLVEDDRGDAMLVEELIADAEAEIDVVWAPSMEDGERHLDTSRPDCVLLDLNLPDADGMKALDRIARRDVTMPIVVLTGLNDAHFGISAVAAGAQDYLVKGRVEPETLHRALLYAVERKRAELTSVELHASELRAMENSRLERGLLPSPLLLDRPGVDIVAEYRPSRQHALLGGDFYDFVQTPDRTVHIMVGDVAGHGPDEAAIGVALRIGWRALTFAGLRGNERMRQLERILSTERPGSSIFATVISVAMSTDSLSFNVVSAGHPGMLLHGPDTVEWLEPKVGPALGLSGHEWPLNIFDLPPGCGLVLLTDGLFEGRSGHGTERLGEKGLLEVAKGYAHLPGREFVRALIDDVERRAQSVGGISDDIAVVRVERTVTG